The DNA segment ACTTCTCCGATTTCTTCCACCACTTTTTTAGCACTTTCAGACTCCACTTCAGACTTTGGAGCAGGTCCGTTCTTAATATCCTCAAAGATGTCCGGTTTTGCTTCCACATTGACATCAATGATCAGTTCCTCCGTCCTGGTTGGAGATCTTCCCTTAAAGTTGTCGACTAGGATTTCTTCTATAGctttttcctttccattttGGTCCCAATTTACATGTCTTTCTAGGTTTCTACTTTTAACTGATACTTCAAGAATATCTGGATTCTGTCCCACATCAGAATCAACAATTAGTTCTTTCGATGTTGTTGGAGATCTTCGTTTAAAGTCAGCGACTATGATTTCTTCAACAACTTGTTCTGTTCCTTTCAGAATTGGATCCGAATTGGTAGATTTTGGTACATTTATAGTATAAACTGGGTCTTGAAGAAACTCTCgctctttttccacatttatttcctcTGTCCTTGTTGGAGATCTTCGTTTAAAGTCAGCAACTACAATTTCCCCAAAAACTTTTCCTTTCTGATCTGGATCCAAattggcagattttggtgcatttatattataaactgGGCCTACAAGAAGATCTGGATCCTTTTTCACATCTATATCAACATTCATTTCCTCTGTCCATGTTGGAGATCTTCGTTTAAAGTCAGTGACAATGATTTCCTTAACagctctttccttttctttctgttttggaTCCAAATTCTGGTTCAATTTGACAATTTTTGGTGTGTTTACATTATTAACTGGAGTTTTCAGGATATCTGGATTCTTTTCCACTTTGAAATCAACAATCTGTTCATTCGATCTTTTGGGAGATCTTTGTTTAAAGTCAGCGACTACAATTTCCTCACAAATTCGTTCTTTTCCTTTCTGATCTGGATCCAAATTGGGAGATTTTGGtgcatttatattataaactgGGCCTACAAGAAGACCTGGATCCTTTTTCACATTAATTTCCTCTGTCCTTTTTGAAGATCTTTGTTTAAAGTCAGCGACTATAATTTCCTCAACatctctttcctttcctttttgttCTGGATCCAAACTTTGGTTCAATTTGAGAATATTTGGTGTGTTCACATTATAATCTGGGCCTACAAGAATATCTGGATTCTTTTCCACATCGAAATCAACAATCAGTTCCTTCAGTCTTGTTGGAGATTTTTGTTTAGAGTCACTCACTATGAATTCTTCCATAACTCTTTCCTTTCCATTCTGTACTGGATCCATTTGGGCAGATTTTGATGCATTATGAACTGGACCTTTAAGAAAATCTGGATTCTTGTCCACATCTATATCAACGATTATTTTCTCTGTAGATTTCTGTTTGAAGTCAGAGACTATGATTTCCTCAACAactctttcctttcctctcttttctGTTTCCAAACTCTTTGGATCCACATGAACATACCCGGGTGCATTTACATTGCTAACTGGACTTGTTTTTAGATCCTCAAGAACATCtggattgttttttatattcacaTCTATGACCAACTCTTCCGTCTGTGTTGGAGTTGTTCGCTTGTTGGTGATGTTTCTGATTTCCCCAAATTTTCTCTTTGGTATCGGAGACTGGATTGCTTCTTCAAATCCAAATCCAGAATTCATCAGCACTCCAGGTTTCGGGTCATTCTGCTTATCTTTAAATCCTATTTCTGTTCTTTGTTTTGAGCTTATTAAGACAACATTTGATTGGGGTTGATCGGACTCATCAAGTTGACGTATTTCCCAATTCGAAGTTTCCTGGGCATCGCTGAAAGATCGTATCTCGAAATCTTTTGTTGTCTGCTTTGGTCTGGTCTCCACACCCCAGTCTTCTTTCAGTGCTGATCTTCTAGGATCTAATATCTCTTTGTTGATTTCTTTAGTCTTCAACTCCTTTTCTAGTTTTGGGGACTCAACAAGAAGTTTTGGGTCTTGGAGTTTTGCTCCTGATTGATTTCCTGCTTCGATAACTTGATAAACAGAAGTaaatgatgattaaaaaaagattaagacGTAATTAAAAGAATCAGTGCCTTTTATTCCACAGCAGTTGAAAACAACTATGGACATCAACTatgtacaataaatatatacagctgATTAGATGCTGTAACTCACCTTCCAAAACGATCGCTTCATCCTCGTTGTCTTGCTGCACATGtagcaggagaaaaaaaaatagctaaaagaaaatgttaagactgtacagcaaataaaatgaaagaagtgTGACAAACCTGTACACTGAGAGCTGGGTGAATCAATCGGGGGTCAGTgaaatgtcttttaaataaaaaaataatttttagtgTTTGACAACAGGATTCTTTGAAAATCAACTGTACAGCGAAGACAACCTGAGGTGATATTGCAAGTAACGAGACGAtagaaagtaataataataagaggaagaagaagaattagtTTAATGCTTAAGCAATCAATCAGAAGATACACATACTAcacaatatatagacaaaagtttgttggGTTGTGCAaattttaacatcccattccacatttagatcccatttactgttataataatctccactcttctgggaagatgtttcactagattttgtagtgtgcctgtagaaattgtttttaatttctcatttagccacaagggcattattaaagtcaggttctgatgtaggcgAGGACGCCTGGGTTACAATTCATTcaattcataccaaaggtgttcaatagggttaaggatCAGAGCCCTGAAGTGGgatatcttccactccaacccaattaaaccatatatttatagaagaatcacaaaaaatgtttggtgtcccaatacttttcttcatatagtgtatttactgtGTACAGAACTAGTGGCCTGTGTTGAGTTTCAGTGTAAATGATTAATACCGCACACACcctgtgtgtttacagtgggTGGTGCGTTTCGATGTTTCTCCGTCTTACTAGGCAgattacaaggtcaaaaaatatattaatatatcgCCTTACTCTGGGTGAGTCTCATTCTTTTCTCCAGCTTTCTCCTCAGGCAAAATCTTTAGGAAGGGGTTTGGTCTTTGGCCTGTAAACACAAGCAGCAACTTTtctttgtatgtatttatttaccaaAATAACCCAATGGGCTACAGTAGTTTCCAAAATTAATGTTATAAGGATGATCATAATTcacatttactgtgtgtgtgtttttggattgaCATGACACATTCAATATTCGGTATTGTGACTttattaaataactaaataaaactattaaaaaagggaaataaattAGTAATACAAATGACGTTAAggtaaaatctaataaaactaaagtttttttttttaaagtaaataaaagtcaaaaaagttcaaataaaattaataaagcaaaactaaaaatagtaaataaaataaagcatacattttagaaatattaatttttttatgtatataattaaaatgtaacattataATTGTGGATCCTTTTTGTACTTGTATTTTTGCTGAAatagttaaaatattttattttaggcCTGAAACATAGAATTTGAAAGAGCTGTGGGTTAAAACAGTATCGGTACCAATGCTACAGGTTAAGCATTAATCTTTCTAAATCTCAGATACCTGATGATTTCTTCCATCTCATGGAGGAGCGGACTACGGCCGAGACGTGTGGCTGGCGGCCATGCCGCTTTGACTTAAGATCCTCAAACCATTCTCCTGATAACTCCTTCAGCTGCTTCGGGTCTGGAACACACTCTTTCAGCTTCCTGAAGTAAACAAGTAAAAACAACTGGATTTAAACTGTGTTTAGTGTAACTATgcttacaaacaaacaagtttaagagaaatattacagtattaacatttcattccagaaaatgaaaaacatggaGGTGACAAAGTAAATTCTGTTATATGTGattgcattttatataatcaAGCATTTGGAATTTCAGTACCTTGTTTTTACTTTGCTCAGGAAAACAAGTTGAATGTATACCCACTTATAcgcactacatggacaaaagtattgggacacctcatTTCTACAGCCATATGTAATTCATCCCAAAACTTACCACATCGTTATAGATACAAGTGTATTGGGTGTATTTGAATGCAGCAGAATAACATTTTCCCtccactttaactaggagatccaaaccagTTTCAGGATGACGGtgtgcctgtgcacaaagccagctttcatgaagatatgctttatgtggtttggagtggaaggtcTCAATCTttaataaacacctttgggatgaatgtgaacactgactgcaccccaggccacctCACTTCActtatatcagtacctgactttactaatacccttgtggcttcATTAATCTTATACAAATCTctacaatcacactccaaaatattgTGGGACATCTTCCAGAGGAGTGAAGGTTCTTAAGTAAATCAGGACTGAAAGTGGAATGAGATtctcaaaaagaaacacatactgtatcttATTCTCTGATATCCACAAACTCTTGTCTTTGCAGTGTATTTTCATTGAATGAAATATAGTGTAAAAGataaagagctccagcatttagACATTTCATTTTCTTAACTTTTAAGTCTTCTGTTTACTATATTTAAGATCATTTCTGGTTACATAATTCTGGAGAATGATTACAGATGCTTTGTTTACAAGCCTCGAGCACAGCTATGCATGGTACGATCTGTAGATTAGCCATAGTGGTTGTAGCTTAAAATTTGAAGTTCTGAATGTTTTTAAAGGGAAAAttggtttaaaatgtaaaattaagaCTTTTATTACGTATAGACTCTTGGACTACAGGGAGCAGTGGTCATatgttaattataatatatttgataatattttttgtaaatgtacttaaggagtaatatagtgtaatatgtTACTGTCTACAAAATCAgataaaacaagcaaaaactACACATTGCTTCATTTTGCACTTGAACTTGGCATGCAGGTAAAATTCCTAATGATGCATGTTGTAACATGAATCTCAACATCTAGTAATAGAAAATTCCCATACTGACAACTCAAGTCTTAAAAACCTCACAATGAAAATCCAATCGCAACCCAGAacgaacaaaaaaatatatattattttgtttaatcttGGTCCAGAAACCTGCACCTGACTCACCTTACACGTCCCATCTCGAGCTTTTTCAGATCCTCATCTCTAAGCAGGACTTTCTGGATAACGGCTTCCTCCTCAGGAGAAAGAAAGCTCAGGTCTATGAATATGGTGGCATCTCGAGACGCTTTCATCTTGGAACGGGTCTTGTTAAGGAGCACGAAACTGCTGGGAGCAGTGTACTGCTGCTTTTCAGAGTAGGTCTCAGTGTGTTGTGGAGAAGTGGtttggtgtgcatgtgtgtgtgttcctgaatGTTTGCCACACCCCTGCTAGTTCTCCAGTCACATAACACCAAAGGGCTGCGTTGCTCCT comes from the Silurus meridionalis isolate SWU-2019-XX chromosome 8, ASM1480568v1, whole genome shotgun sequence genome and includes:
- the si:ch211-266g18.6 gene encoding LOW QUALITY PROTEIN: uncharacterized protein si:ch211-266g18.6 (The sequence of the model RefSeq protein was modified relative to this genomic sequence to represent the inferred CDS: inserted 1 base in 1 codon); the protein is MKASRDATIFIDLSFLSPEEEAVIQKVLLRDEDLKKLEMGRVRKLKECVPDPKQLKELSGEWFEDLKSKRHGRQPHVSAVVRSSMRWKKSSGQRPNPFLKILPEEKAGEKNETHPEHFTDPRLIHPALSVQQDNEDEAIVLEVIEAGNQSGAKLQDPKLLVESPKLEKELKTKEINKEILDPRRSALKEDWGVETRPKQTTKDFEIRSFSDAQETSNWEIRQLDESDQPQSNVVLISSKQRTEIGFKDKQNDPKPGVLMNSGFGFEEAIQSPIPKRKFGEIRNITNKRTTPTQTEELVIDVNIKNNPDVLEDLKTSPVSNVNAPGYVHVDPKSLETEKRGKERVVEEIIVSDFKQKSTEKIIVDIDVDKNPDFLKGPVHNASKSAQMDPVQNGKERVMEEFIVSDSKQKSPTRLKELIVDFDVEKNPDILVGPDYNVNTPNILKLNQSLDPEQKGKERDVEEIIVADFKQRSSKRTEEINVKKDPGLLVGPVYNINAPKSPNLDPDQKGKERICEEIVVADFKQRSPKRSNEQIVDFKVEKNPDILKTPVNNVNTPKIVKLNQNLDPKQKEKERAVKEIIVTDFKRRSPTWTEEMNVDIDVKKDPDLLVGPVYNINAPKSANLDPDQKGKVFGEIVVADFKRRSPTRTEEINVEKEREFLQDPVYTINVPKSTNSDPILKGTEQVVEEIIVADFKRRSPTTSKELIVDSDVGQNPDILEVSVKSRNLERHVNWDQNGKEKAIEEILVDNFKGRSPTRTEELIIDVNVEAKPDIFEDIKNGPAPKSEVESESAKKVVEEIGEVEPEGSSRDQEEDEGGISDSEILASVYARATRPKMGVSKIQFARDPVQKTADVIPTIVIVPSESEEPSEMERVKKETPGPEVLVEVTKHVTDTWEDESVDSDGDSSSVSSQDSDISGKRGQLSASTLSVTERTASLLSVYSDAGDFRNVAVRGSVEFAIMYSPLGELVIMVEQCQDLAIANLGKQRTDPYVKTYLYPDKRSKRKTSIKKRTVNPVYVESLRYKVKREELHGKILNLSVWHNDSRGRNAFLGQVEIILKDWDWKHETLTWYNLQPKNADNQESQECRGILFISLKYISPEATGGSRVSRPTGEIHIWLREAKNLRRLKAQGVDSFVKCYMLPDTSKXSRQKTRVVKKTQDPVYNHTMVYDGFRVGEVSEACCELTVWDNNKLSNQFLGGVRLSLGTGLSYGKKVDWMDSESEEVEIWKKMMANPNSWVEGGLPLRSSMTPRH